Proteins co-encoded in one Candidatus Krumholzibacteriia bacterium genomic window:
- a CDS encoding cytochrome c peroxidase: MMPRGLPRGLATCILVVFSASALLSLGGCSDDGGPSSPVDDRPNPYDDFDGPDPREVYALETLELGDLPYPPQNAPSEPGFEKRLELGRFLFFDQLLSGRLDTSCGSCHHPAMAWQDGVDLSSGVSGSGFGPERVLTDENVMLMPRNTPTAMNVGFNSAEAGGPPSHRGLLLWDGRTAGLERQSLQPTATIDEMSYHLPNHGVHTYSDSAAADTMVARLQQIDEYVDLFAQAFPGEAAEADPTEQVVRKNTLERALAAYQRELVTIDSAYDQWVRGDDRALTLEQLRGADLYYGKANCAACHSGPMFSDFSFSRIGVADNPRAPGRYPVERGGNGVDIGRMEHTSNPEDVHRYRVPTLRNVALTGPWFRHGTANSLRDVVIFHLIAGVPPDPETRPEWSAIYDRYMGRLQMTRTPGPILTPDLLDDRLVPIDLTDQEVDDLVAFMHAMTDRTIDGRSDPTVPTRVPSGSPIVDALEPFSMVPLPEHVDAR; this comes from the coding sequence ATGATGCCTCGTGGTCTGCCACGTGGTCTCGCAACGTGCATCCTCGTCGTCTTCTCCGCTTCGGCCCTGCTCTCGCTCGGAGGCTGCTCGGACGACGGCGGTCCCTCCTCTCCGGTCGACGACCGCCCGAATCCCTACGACGACTTCGATGGGCCGGACCCGCGCGAGGTCTACGCCCTCGAGACACTCGAGCTGGGCGATCTGCCGTATCCGCCACAGAACGCGCCGTCGGAGCCGGGCTTCGAGAAGCGCCTGGAGCTGGGCCGCTTCCTGTTCTTCGACCAGCTCTTGTCCGGACGACTCGACACCAGTTGCGGCAGCTGCCACCACCCTGCAATGGCCTGGCAGGACGGCGTGGACCTCAGCTCCGGGGTCAGCGGGTCCGGCTTCGGTCCCGAGCGCGTGCTCACCGACGAGAACGTCATGCTGATGCCGCGCAACACCCCCACCGCGATGAACGTCGGCTTCAACAGCGCCGAAGCCGGCGGTCCGCCGAGCCACCGCGGACTGCTGCTCTGGGATGGTCGGACGGCGGGCCTGGAGCGTCAGTCGCTGCAACCCACGGCGACCATCGACGAGATGAGCTACCACCTGCCCAACCACGGCGTCCACACCTACTCCGACTCGGCGGCGGCCGACACGATGGTCGCCCGGTTGCAACAGATCGACGAGTACGTCGACCTGTTCGCGCAGGCCTTCCCCGGGGAAGCCGCGGAGGCGGATCCGACCGAGCAGGTCGTCCGGAAGAACACGCTGGAGCGTGCGTTGGCCGCCTACCAGCGCGAACTGGTGACGATCGACAGCGCCTACGACCAGTGGGTGCGAGGGGACGACCGAGCCCTGACCCTCGAGCAGCTCCGGGGCGCCGACCTCTACTACGGGAAGGCGAACTGCGCCGCCTGCCACTCCGGACCCATGTTCAGCGACTTCTCGTTCTCGCGGATCGGCGTCGCCGACAACCCCCGCGCGCCCGGCCGGTACCCGGTGGAGCGCGGCGGCAACGGCGTGGACATCGGCCGCATGGAGCACACCTCGAATCCCGAGGACGTGCACCGATACCGCGTGCCGACGCTGCGTAACGTGGCCCTGACGGGACCTTGGTTCCGCCACGGCACGGCGAACAGTCTGCGCGACGTGGTGATCTTCCACCTGATCGCGGGCGTTCCGCCCGACCCGGAAACCCGACCCGAGTGGTCAGCGATCTACGATCGATACATGGGCCGCCTGCAGATGACGCGCACGCCGGGACCGATCCTGACCCCCGACCTGCTCGACGACCGCCTGGTCCCGATCGACCTGACCGATCAGGAGGTCGACGATCTCGTCGCGTTCATGCACGCGATGACCGACCGTACGATCGACGGCCGTTCGGATCCGACCGTGCCCACGCGCGTGCCCAGCGGATCGCCGATCGTCGATGCCCTCGAGCCCTTCTCGATGGTCCCACTACCCGAACACGTCGACGCCCGCTGA
- a CDS encoding WYL domain-containing protein, which yields MPSKRDRDATHANKLLRLFAKLFFNDREYSLTELSEMLECSKQTVLRLVDAIEESMGLDVERTRRGNRSFFRLPRRRAVPAVKLLSHEELQALHMCAAFAESLLGRELFDEATMGLEKTSVLLPVEQPPSEEHFATLSGGHVDYGEHADTLRLLIEAMEEKRVCRVRYRRLLADRERTFNVKPLKIFSYRDCIYLHTRRAREPGQPWKEPKYHPLLAVHRIQWIDKTDQVFRVPDNYDFERDVKAGFGVWQNEPFRVRCRFTGWAAEYVAERRWSPDQVVEQRSDRSIVLEFTARGRPEVVSWILGFGPNARVLEPTDMVDEVRAQMEQALAGYGDEDALDDRSQSA from the coding sequence GTGCCGAGCAAGCGCGACCGAGACGCCACCCATGCGAACAAGCTGTTGCGGCTGTTCGCCAAGCTGTTCTTCAACGACCGCGAATACTCGCTCACCGAGCTCTCGGAGATGCTCGAGTGTTCCAAACAGACGGTCCTGCGCCTCGTCGACGCGATCGAGGAGTCCATGGGCCTCGACGTCGAGCGAACGCGTCGCGGGAACCGGAGCTTCTTCCGTCTTCCGAGACGGAGAGCGGTTCCCGCGGTCAAACTCCTGAGCCACGAGGAGCTCCAGGCCCTGCACATGTGCGCGGCCTTCGCCGAGTCGCTTCTCGGCCGTGAGCTCTTCGACGAGGCCACCATGGGTCTCGAGAAGACCTCGGTCCTCCTGCCGGTCGAACAGCCGCCGTCCGAGGAGCACTTCGCCACCTTGAGCGGGGGCCACGTCGACTACGGCGAGCACGCCGACACCCTGCGGCTGCTGATCGAGGCGATGGAGGAGAAACGCGTGTGCCGGGTGCGCTACCGACGTCTCCTCGCCGACCGCGAGCGCACCTTCAACGTCAAACCGCTGAAGATCTTCTCGTACCGCGACTGCATCTACCTGCACACGCGGCGGGCGCGGGAACCAGGGCAGCCCTGGAAGGAGCCCAAGTACCACCCGCTGCTCGCAGTGCATCGGATCCAGTGGATCGACAAGACCGACCAGGTCTTCCGCGTTCCCGACAACTACGACTTCGAGCGCGACGTGAAGGCCGGCTTCGGTGTCTGGCAGAACGAACCCTTCCGGGTGCGTTGCCGTTTCACCGGCTGGGCTGCCGAGTACGTCGCCGAGCGGCGGTGGAGTCCCGATCAGGTGGTCGAGCAGCGCAGCGACCGCTCGATCGTGCTCGAGTTCACGGCACGGGGACGTCCCGAGGTCGTGTCGTGGATCCTCGGTTTCGGGCCGAACGCCCGGGTGCTCGAGCCGACCGACATGGTCGACGAGGTCCGGGCGCAGATGGAGCAGGCGCTCGCGGGCTACGGGGACGAGGACGCGCTCGACGACCGCAGCCAGTCGGCGTAG
- a CDS encoding FG-GAP-like repeat-containing protein encodes MRRLVLPALALCVSTTLPAAAAVTFTEISEQTGMRFEHDPRSLTLEEQNLYGPGVGIEDVNGDGWLDVFFTNGSEVGNRLFLNDGDWTFTDVSAQMGVSNSRGGNGLAFADVNNNGRPDLAIANFYEQPLLQINGGDRYRSNETQYGLVPVLPGSLEFDGSYFPPPESMGVSFGDYDQDGFVDLYIAHYRFQVDVLYRNESGNGFSFVRQIPDAVIDGKDDPFWGFTGVFTDLDDDDDLDLYVANDFGFNFFYENQGPAGDYAFVERARALGILGDGRADEPKAQSMGLAIADYDNDLDLDIYVTNFQLNALYRNDGVDGSTGDLSFTDVAASAGVEFDLNCWGVEFVDLDNDTDLDLILTGGHIFSNIFSQPFDIPDQLYINDGPASGWTFTPANESAGFDAGLFGRGLATGDLDRDGDLDVVTTNNTYYDPTPQDYTQVFTGHSMVFRNDQDTGHNWVNLRLEGRVGDGGVTNRMGIGAKVYLTTTAGVTMMREVHAGTSFMSHPSLEVEFGLGWGDVESVEVKWPGGAMEEFSGIEANRFYRLIEGQGEATPVATALSTFAARPFGRGVLLEWRSAPGVRIVDVAVDRAEARTPERFVRLDDVEVTLRAAGGEVFDPTAVIGRSYRYRLALRLASGDEIQSTVAEVTAGTTPAPRRAEVGQNYPNPFNPSTRIEFSVPRRMHARLVIHDARGRQVRTLVDDVVEPGKLHADWDGLDDTGRPVSSGVYLYSLISDDGTSARRMVLAR; translated from the coding sequence ATGCGTCGTCTCGTGCTCCCGGCTCTCGCCCTGTGCGTGAGCACGACCCTCCCCGCCGCGGCCGCGGTCACCTTCACCGAGATCTCCGAGCAGACGGGAATGCGCTTCGAGCACGACCCGCGCTCGCTCACCCTGGAGGAGCAGAACCTCTACGGACCGGGGGTGGGGATCGAGGACGTCAACGGCGACGGCTGGCTCGACGTCTTCTTCACCAACGGCAGCGAGGTGGGCAACCGCCTCTTCCTGAACGACGGCGACTGGACCTTCACCGACGTCAGTGCGCAGATGGGCGTGTCGAACAGCCGCGGGGGGAACGGTCTGGCCTTCGCCGACGTCAACAACAACGGCCGTCCGGACCTGGCGATCGCGAACTTCTACGAGCAGCCGCTCCTGCAGATCAACGGCGGCGACCGCTATCGCTCGAACGAGACCCAGTACGGGCTCGTTCCCGTGCTGCCGGGAAGTCTGGAGTTCGACGGTTCCTACTTCCCTCCGCCCGAGTCGATGGGCGTGTCCTTCGGTGACTACGACCAGGACGGCTTCGTCGACCTGTACATCGCCCACTACCGCTTCCAGGTCGACGTGCTGTACCGCAACGAGAGTGGGAACGGATTCTCGTTCGTGCGCCAGATCCCGGACGCGGTGATCGACGGCAAGGACGATCCGTTCTGGGGCTTCACCGGTGTCTTCACCGACCTGGACGACGACGACGACCTCGACCTGTACGTCGCCAACGACTTCGGCTTCAATTTCTTCTACGAGAACCAGGGGCCGGCCGGGGACTATGCCTTCGTGGAACGCGCCCGGGCCCTGGGGATCCTGGGTGACGGTCGCGCCGACGAGCCCAAGGCCCAGAGCATGGGCCTGGCCATCGCCGACTACGACAACGACCTCGACCTCGACATCTACGTCACGAACTTCCAGCTCAACGCGCTGTACCGCAACGACGGCGTGGACGGCTCGACCGGCGATCTGTCGTTCACCGACGTCGCGGCCAGTGCCGGCGTGGAGTTCGACCTGAACTGCTGGGGCGTGGAGTTCGTCGACCTCGACAACGACACCGACCTCGACCTGATCCTCACCGGTGGGCACATCTTCTCGAACATCTTCTCGCAGCCCTTCGACATCCCCGATCAGCTCTACATCAACGACGGGCCCGCCAGCGGCTGGACCTTCACCCCGGCGAACGAGAGCGCGGGCTTCGACGCCGGTCTGTTCGGCCGCGGACTGGCGACCGGCGACCTCGACCGCGACGGCGACCTCGACGTGGTGACCACGAACAACACCTACTACGACCCCACGCCGCAGGACTACACGCAGGTCTTCACCGGCCACAGCATGGTGTTCCGCAACGACCAGGACACCGGCCACAACTGGGTGAACCTGCGGCTCGAGGGACGCGTGGGCGACGGCGGCGTCACCAACCGCATGGGGATCGGCGCGAAGGTCTACCTGACCACCACGGCGGGCGTGACCATGATGCGCGAGGTGCACGCGGGAACGAGCTTCATGAGCCACCCCTCGCTCGAGGTCGAGTTCGGTCTCGGCTGGGGTGACGTCGAGTCGGTCGAGGTGAAGTGGCCCGGCGGCGCGATGGAGGAGTTCTCCGGTATCGAGGCCAACCGCTTCTACCGGCTGATCGAGGGCCAGGGCGAGGCGACGCCGGTGGCGACCGCCCTTTCGACCTTCGCGGCCCGCCCCTTCGGACGGGGCGTGCTGCTCGAGTGGCGCTCGGCCCCCGGCGTGCGGATCGTGGACGTGGCGGTCGACCGCGCCGAGGCCCGCACCCCCGAGCGCTTCGTGCGCCTCGACGACGTCGAGGTCACGCTGCGCGCGGCCGGCGGCGAGGTCTTCGACCCGACGGCCGTCATCGGCCGCAGTTACCGCTACCGGCTGGCGCTTCGCCTGGCGAGCGGCGACGAGATCCAGAGCACCGTGGCCGAGGTCACGGCCGGCACCACGCCCGCGCCGCGCCGGGCCGAGGTCGGGCAGAACTATCCGAACCCCTTCAATCCTTCGACACGCATCGAGTTCAGCGTGCCGCGCCGCATGCACGCCCGCCTGGTGATCCACGACGCCCGCGGTCGTCAGGTGCGGACCCTCGTCGACGACGTCGTCGAGCCCGGGAAGCTGCACGCCGACTGGGACGGCCTGGACGACACCGGCCGGCCCGTGTCGAGCGGGGTGTACCTGTACTCCCTGATCAGCGACGACGGCACCAGCGCCCGCCGCATGGTGCTTGCGCGCTGA
- a CDS encoding S8 family serine peptidase, protein MLRFALRALTALAVLFVVADAHAEKIPIERADDLPRHTYTIDGAAVDLLEDRDLLLELAREVAADLHSDLETYAIEDATTLKNYHGALGTVALVEGRYDDYREHLARVRELESKEAQRLLAGLTALAWIDAIQQPEREFEEAYEDALRDRVNVLPYEVVEADLKQRKGMMEIVNRNLLEGMVQAQVQPQIDRSDGVLTKDLALSLVQQGFAVHMMLPHKDVIAGVYADFLDAHAVEKQDIWQARSVDLSGRDDLTEVVIGVWDSGVDERVFAELDQIWTNPGEVADNGTDDDGNGYVDDVHGIYFDTEARSATEPLYPVGEIDDPRRLQRQMKGLRDVQMSIDSPEADALKERIDELGTDEVEPFMEAINAYGNHSHGTHVAGIAAEGNPAARIMNARLSFDHEMIPPKPTRERIERWADSYRAVVAYFRDHGVRVVNMSWGGSVADIEAALAAHNDPADPEQRKALAREYFEIGKQALTEAMAEAPDVLFCVAAGNSDNDNVFEEFVPSSIELPNIMTVGAVDQAGEETSFTTFGKVDVYASGFDVDSYVPGGDRLALNGTSMASPNVANLAAKILAIRPDLDPITVKQLIIDTADVIMAGDREVRRIHPKNGIAALDEMPVRSRR, encoded by the coding sequence ATGCTCCGGTTCGCCCTCCGCGCCCTGACCGCGCTCGCCGTCCTGTTCGTCGTCGCCGACGCCCACGCCGAGAAGATCCCCATCGAGCGCGCGGACGACCTCCCGCGGCACACCTACACCATCGACGGCGCGGCCGTGGACCTGCTCGAGGACCGCGACCTGCTGCTCGAACTGGCCCGCGAGGTCGCAGCCGATCTCCACTCCGACCTCGAGACCTATGCGATCGAGGACGCGACCACGCTCAAGAACTACCACGGTGCTCTGGGCACGGTGGCGCTCGTCGAGGGCCGGTACGACGACTACCGCGAGCACCTCGCGAGGGTGCGCGAGCTCGAGAGCAAGGAGGCCCAGCGGCTGCTCGCCGGGCTCACCGCGCTCGCCTGGATCGACGCGATCCAGCAGCCCGAGCGCGAGTTCGAGGAGGCCTACGAGGACGCCCTGCGCGACCGCGTGAACGTCCTCCCCTACGAAGTGGTCGAGGCCGACCTCAAGCAGCGCAAGGGCATGATGGAGATCGTGAATCGCAATCTGCTCGAAGGCATGGTCCAGGCACAGGTCCAACCGCAGATCGACCGCAGCGACGGCGTGCTGACCAAGGACCTGGCCCTGAGCCTCGTCCAGCAGGGCTTCGCCGTGCACATGATGCTACCCCACAAGGACGTCATCGCCGGCGTGTACGCCGACTTCCTCGACGCCCACGCCGTCGAGAAGCAGGACATCTGGCAGGCCCGATCGGTCGACCTCTCCGGCCGCGACGATCTCACCGAGGTCGTGATCGGCGTGTGGGATTCGGGCGTCGACGAGAGAGTCTTCGCCGAACTCGACCAGATCTGGACGAATCCCGGCGAGGTCGCCGACAACGGCACCGACGACGACGGCAATGGCTACGTGGACGACGTCCACGGGATCTACTTCGACACCGAGGCCCGGAGCGCCACCGAGCCCCTGTACCCCGTCGGCGAGATCGACGATCCGCGGCGGTTGCAGCGGCAGATGAAGGGACTGCGTGACGTCCAGATGTCGATCGACAGCCCCGAGGCCGACGCCCTCAAGGAGCGGATCGACGAACTCGGTACCGACGAGGTCGAACCCTTCATGGAGGCGATCAACGCCTACGGCAACCACTCGCACGGTACGCACGTGGCCGGGATCGCCGCCGAGGGCAACCCCGCCGCCCGGATCATGAACGCCCGCCTCAGCTTCGACCACGAGATGATCCCGCCGAAGCCCACCCGCGAACGCATCGAGCGCTGGGCCGACTCGTACCGCGCCGTCGTCGCCTACTTCCGCGACCACGGCGTGCGCGTGGTCAACATGAGCTGGGGCGGCAGCGTGGCCGACATCGAGGCCGCGCTCGCCGCGCACAACGACCCGGCCGACCCCGAGCAGCGCAAGGCCCTGGCCCGCGAGTACTTCGAGATCGGCAAGCAGGCGTTGACCGAGGCCATGGCCGAGGCTCCCGACGTCCTGTTCTGCGTCGCCGCCGGTAACTCCGACAACGACAACGTGTTCGAGGAGTTCGTTCCGAGTTCGATCGAACTGCCCAACATCATGACCGTGGGTGCCGTCGACCAGGCGGGCGAGGAGACCTCGTTCACCACCTTCGGCAAGGTCGACGTCTACGCGAGCGGCTTCGACGTCGACAGCTACGTCCCGGGCGGCGACCGCCTCGCCCTGAACGGCACGTCGATGGCCTCGCCGAACGTGGCCAACCTGGCCGCCAAGATCCTGGCGATCCGGCCCGACCTCGACCCGATCACCGTGAAACAGCTGATCATCGACACCGCCGACGTGATCATGGCCGGAGACCGTGAGGTCCGACGGATCCACCCGAAGAACGGGATCGCGGCCCTCGACGAGATGCCGGTCAGGTCGCGGCGGTGA
- a CDS encoding PaaI family thioesterase: MNQRIALPWSRSCFVCGTENPIGLRARSYLVDDHVELAFTPRPEHAGWTDVVHGGLITTVLDEVMTWAAIVVRERACFAADFSVRLRKPLVPGTPCTAIARVESERRRVLGTAAELIGADGTTYATASGRYVSIPPEKMTHMEQEWVSEPGGWPIEKLFDPS; encoded by the coding sequence GTGAACCAGCGCATCGCTCTACCCTGGAGCCGCTCCTGCTTCGTCTGCGGTACGGAGAACCCCATCGGTCTCCGCGCGCGCAGCTATCTGGTCGACGACCACGTCGAGCTCGCCTTCACTCCGCGGCCCGAGCACGCCGGGTGGACGGATGTCGTCCACGGTGGGCTGATCACGACCGTTCTCGACGAGGTGATGACCTGGGCGGCGATCGTCGTCCGCGAACGCGCCTGTTTCGCGGCCGACTTCTCCGTGCGACTGCGGAAGCCCCTGGTCCCGGGCACACCCTGTACCGCGATTGCTCGCGTGGAGTCGGAGCGCCGCCGCGTGCTCGGCACCGCAGCCGAGCTGATCGGTGCCGACGGGACCACCTACGCGACGGCGTCCGGACGCTACGTCTCGATCCCTCCGGAGAAGATGACCCACATGGAGCAGGAGTGGGTGAGCGAGCCCGGAGGATGGCCGATCGAGAAGCTCTTCGATCCCTCTTGA
- a CDS encoding DUF3160 domain-containing protein, protein MARLSVLVVLSLFVLCGPATAGDFDLDAYRAHLEQDADLTASALLERHAPVGPYLHRVDDTLGGTAFLDSVITALELRDGELDLLERHGFVVSERLHHSSYGAALRWVWHADLPVFLSSDLFLHTFHRSFDEILKGIELTTLIPTVDGALASMRAAWPDLAAAHAEDTAMQDCVADLDLYLSVALTLLRDETTGPLDPANQALYDTVVAAARDASGLQDVALFNDTPRTVDFSQFVPRGHYTDRPELERYFRCLMWLGRIDFRLSIPPGIGAPPSVQREVVDAFLLRALVDRAGVRPQLERIDDLLRVFIGESDNTTLAHLDAMATELTLSDPAQLWDATTYEAFEDLLDSGAYQPQAINSRVLIGDPMSGEPLDPPYAFLLMGQRFTIDSNVLGNVVYDRIRYQGSTPFRGLPDPLDVLYALGNDDVLPLLEDELETYHYAANLSALRYLIDSYDDTFWSSSLYTHWLAALRTLTGTGEIDGAPDFMRTGGWQQQKMNTQLASWAELRHDTILYVKQSYTGGVICSYPHGYVEPVPALYDRLRRFAEFGRDEIVARLDPGPHSDRIAQYFDRAAALMDTVGTIAQKELDGVAFSAAESSFLQRVLFAESGCNLVESGWLPRLYYCADGCSAPASETDRIIADVHTQPTDEFGSTVGKVLHVATANPLLGVFVARCPGGAPTAFVGPVASYRELVTLDFHRLTDDDWESILDGGDWSNPLSLTYDVPPTESWTHVYLTDTEGRVRTDAASILGPVAVDAPADPGDTPTPARDGVRWVRGQPNPFNPRTVIGFELTGKQPMSVRVEIVDARGARVAVLVDETLQPGTYLIPWRGEDANGRAVASGVYHAKVAAGMRTATTKLTLVR, encoded by the coding sequence ATGGCACGGCTGTCCGTCCTCGTCGTCCTGTCCCTGTTCGTCCTCTGCGGTCCGGCCACGGCCGGCGACTTCGATCTCGACGCCTACCGCGCGCATCTCGAGCAGGACGCCGACCTCACCGCGAGCGCCCTGCTCGAACGCCACGCGCCGGTCGGCCCCTACCTCCACCGTGTCGACGACACGCTCGGCGGCACCGCCTTCCTCGATTCGGTGATCACCGCGCTCGAACTGCGCGACGGCGAACTCGACCTGCTCGAGCGCCACGGTTTCGTGGTCAGCGAACGCCTCCACCACAGCTCCTACGGCGCGGCCCTGCGCTGGGTGTGGCACGCCGACCTGCCCGTGTTCCTGTCGAGCGATCTGTTCCTGCACACCTTCCACCGCTCCTTCGACGAGATCCTGAAGGGCATCGAGCTCACCACACTGATCCCGACCGTGGACGGAGCGCTCGCGTCGATGCGCGCGGCCTGGCCCGATCTCGCCGCCGCCCACGCCGAAGACACGGCCATGCAGGACTGCGTGGCCGATCTCGACCTGTACCTGAGCGTGGCCCTGACGTTGCTGCGCGACGAGACCACCGGGCCGCTGGACCCGGCGAACCAGGCGCTGTACGACACCGTGGTCGCCGCGGCCCGCGACGCGAGCGGCCTGCAGGACGTCGCGCTTTTCAACGACACGCCGCGCACGGTCGACTTCAGCCAGTTCGTCCCGCGCGGTCACTACACCGACCGACCCGAACTCGAACGCTACTTCCGCTGCCTCATGTGGCTGGGCCGGATCGACTTCCGGCTGTCGATCCCGCCGGGGATCGGCGCGCCGCCCTCGGTGCAGCGCGAAGTCGTCGACGCCTTCCTCCTGCGCGCTCTCGTCGACCGCGCCGGTGTGCGCCCCCAGCTCGAACGCATCGATGACCTGCTGCGCGTGTTCATCGGCGAGTCCGACAACACCACGCTCGCGCACCTCGACGCCATGGCGACCGAGCTCACGCTGTCCGATCCCGCGCAACTGTGGGATGCCACGACGTACGAAGCCTTCGAGGACCTGCTCGACAGCGGCGCCTACCAGCCGCAGGCGATCAACTCACGCGTGCTGATCGGCGATCCCATGTCGGGCGAGCCCCTCGATCCGCCCTACGCCTTCCTCCTCATGGGCCAGCGCTTCACGATCGACTCGAACGTGCTGGGCAACGTGGTCTACGACCGGATCCGCTACCAAGGATCGACGCCCTTCCGGGGACTGCCCGACCCGCTGGACGTGCTCTACGCCCTGGGCAACGACGATGTCCTGCCGCTGCTCGAGGACGAACTCGAGACCTACCACTACGCCGCCAACCTCAGTGCCCTGCGCTACCTGATCGACTCGTACGACGACACCTTCTGGAGTTCGAGCCTCTACACCCACTGGCTCGCCGCCCTGCGCACCCTCACCGGAACGGGCGAGATCGATGGAGCGCCCGACTTCATGCGCACCGGCGGCTGGCAGCAGCAGAAGATGAACACCCAGCTCGCCTCGTGGGCCGAGCTGCGGCACGACACCATCCTGTACGTGAAGCAGTCCTACACCGGGGGCGTGATCTGCTCGTATCCGCACGGATACGTCGAGCCGGTTCCGGCGCTGTACGACCGCCTGCGGCGCTTCGCCGAGTTCGGGCGCGACGAGATCGTGGCGCGCCTCGACCCCGGCCCGCACAGCGACCGCATCGCCCAGTACTTCGACCGCGCCGCGGCCCTCATGGACACCGTGGGCACCATCGCACAGAAGGAACTCGACGGCGTGGCCTTCTCCGCGGCCGAGAGCTCGTTCCTGCAGCGGGTGCTCTTCGCCGAGTCCGGCTGCAATCTGGTGGAGTCGGGATGGTTGCCCCGTCTCTACTACTGCGCCGACGGCTGCAGCGCCCCGGCCAGCGAGACCGATCGCATCATCGCCGACGTCCACACCCAGCCCACCGACGAGTTCGGCTCGACCGTGGGCAAGGTGCTGCACGTGGCCACGGCGAATCCCCTGCTCGGCGTGTTCGTCGCGCGGTGCCCGGGCGGGGCGCCGACGGCCTTCGTCGGGCCGGTGGCCTCGTACCGGGAACTGGTGACCCTGGACTTCCACCGGCTCACCGACGACGACTGGGAATCGATCCTCGACGGCGGGGACTGGTCGAACCCGCTGAGCCTGACCTACGACGTTCCGCCCACCGAGAGCTGGACCCACGTCTATCTCACCGACACCGAGGGCCGGGTGCGCACCGACGCCGCCTCGATCCTCGGGCCCGTGGCGGTCGACGCTCCGGCCGACCCCGGTGATACGCCCACCCCGGCTCGGGACGGCGTTCGATGGGTGCGTGGTCAGCCCAATCCCTTCAATCCCCGGACGGTGATCGGCTTCGAGCTGACCGGGAAGCAGCCGATGTCCGTGCGCGTGGAGATCGTCGACGCCCGAGGCGCGCGCGTCGCGGTACTGGTCGACGAGACGCTCCAGCCGGGGACGTACCTGATCCCCTGGCGGGGTGAGGACGCGAACGGTCGTGCGGTCGCATCAGGCGTCTACCATGCAAAAGTGGCCGCCGGCATGCGCACGGCGACCACGAAACTGACCCTGGTCCGGTAG
- the sufT gene encoding putative Fe-S cluster assembly protein SufT codes for MKNELVTFQRDTKAILVPDGTPATISEGMQGRVTQALGTSFTVVTQYGQMFRVANEDADAVGKDPSDFEVDMPTGGDLEEKVWGQLGTCYDPEIPIDIVQLGLVYSCELTPLEGSPGLHHVDVVMTLTAPGCGMGDVLKNEIEEKIQMLPEVASVQVDLVFEPAWNPSMMSEEARLRTGMM; via the coding sequence ATGAAGAACGAACTCGTCACCTTCCAGCGTGACACCAAGGCCATTCTGGTGCCGGACGGCACGCCGGCCACGATCTCCGAGGGCATGCAGGGCCGGGTGACCCAGGCCCTGGGTACGAGCTTCACCGTGGTGACCCAGTACGGCCAGATGTTCCGGGTGGCCAACGAGGACGCCGATGCCGTGGGCAAGGATCCCAGCGACTTCGAGGTCGACATGCCGACCGGCGGCGATCTCGAGGAGAAGGTCTGGGGTCAGCTCGGCACCTGCTACGACCCGGAGATTCCGATCGACATCGTGCAGCTCGGCCTGGTCTACAGTTGCGAGCTCACCCCGCTCGAGGGCAGCCCCGGCCTGCACCACGTGGACGTCGTGATGACGCTCACCGCACCCGGCTGCGGGATGGGCGACGTGCTCAAGAACGAGATCGAGGAGAAGATCCAGATGCTGCCCGAGGTGGCCAGCGTGCAGGTCGATCTGGTGTTCGAGCCCGCCTGGAACCCGAGCATGATGAGCGAAGAGGCCCGTCTCAGGACCGGGATGATGTAG